In one Mycobacteroides chelonae genomic region, the following are encoded:
- a CDS encoding DUF5318 family protein encodes MRLQRQVVDYALKRRSLLAEVYSGRTGVAEVCDANPYLLRAAKFHGKSSAVVCPICRKEQLTLVSWVFGEHLGAVSGSARTAEELVLLGTRYSEFAVHVVEVCRTCSWNHLVKSYVMGALPAPKGTTPRQRTTRARTASE; translated from the coding sequence GTGCGATTGCAGAGACAGGTGGTGGATTACGCGCTCAAGCGGCGATCCCTGCTGGCTGAGGTCTATTCCGGGCGTACCGGCGTGGCCGAAGTCTGCGACGCGAACCCGTATCTGCTCCGTGCGGCCAAGTTCCACGGCAAATCGAGTGCGGTGGTGTGCCCGATCTGCCGCAAGGAGCAACTGACGCTGGTGTCGTGGGTTTTCGGCGAGCATCTGGGCGCGGTATCCGGTTCGGCCCGTACGGCAGAGGAACTGGTGTTGCTGGGCACTCGGTACTCGGAGTTCGCCGTGCACGTTGTCGAGGTATGCCGGACCTGCAGTTGGAATCATTTGGTGAAGTCGTATGTCATGGGCGCCCTCCCGGCGCCGAAGGGGACCACCCCACGTCAGCGAACAACTCGTGCCCGGACGGCCAGTGAATAG
- a CDS encoding DUF1707 SHOCT-like domain-containing protein, giving the protein MATRAKDSDRDVTCTALDAAFGDGQLSSEEHRQRIAIATSAQTLGELNGVVSDLQIAALPAQVPIPRPPRRRWPAIVVTAVVAAALGAGMSAYVTRPVPPDPGAAADGIAPVVIAPTKLFSVPGLSGLLDQMRAKFGDTVGIELTVRSNNAALVRIESTDPNLPITYPYQGGFRDGGAMPGTWRNVRIGDLSRFDPAKIIGVLRGAPETLNVPAAGESGTVMVIKPNDEGVDITITVSERDRTGRMVVAGNGEPKEVVPAS; this is encoded by the coding sequence ATGGCGACCCGTGCCAAGGATTCCGACCGAGACGTCACGTGCACGGCGCTCGACGCCGCCTTCGGCGACGGCCAGCTCTCCTCGGAGGAGCACCGTCAGCGGATCGCCATCGCCACCAGTGCGCAGACTCTCGGCGAGCTCAACGGCGTGGTCTCCGATCTGCAGATCGCCGCCCTCCCGGCCCAGGTACCCATCCCCCGGCCGCCGCGGCGCCGCTGGCCGGCGATCGTCGTCACCGCCGTCGTCGCTGCCGCCCTCGGAGCCGGGATGAGTGCCTATGTCACACGGCCGGTGCCACCGGACCCGGGGGCGGCCGCCGACGGCATCGCTCCCGTCGTGATCGCCCCGACGAAGTTGTTCTCCGTGCCGGGCCTTTCCGGCCTGCTGGACCAGATGCGCGCAAAATTCGGCGACACCGTCGGCATCGAACTGACCGTCCGCTCCAACAACGCGGCGCTGGTCCGCATCGAATCCACCGATCCGAACCTGCCCATCACCTACCCGTATCAGGGCGGGTTCCGTGACGGCGGAGCGATGCCCGGTACCTGGCGCAACGTTCGGATCGGAGACCTGAGCCGATTCGATCCGGCCAAGATCATCGGGGTCCTGCGCGGAGCACCCGAAACCCTGAACGTGCCCGCCGCCGGCGAGAGCGGAACCGTCATGGTGATCAAGCCCAACGACGAGGGCGTCGACATCACCATCACCGTCTCGGAGCGGGACCGCACCGGCCGAATGGTCGTCGCGGGTAACGGCGAGCCCAAAGAGGTCGTGCCCGCATCCTGA
- a CDS encoding DUF1707 SHOCT-like domain-containing protein, producing MATGTRAKDSDRNDTCKLLDDALSDGQLSMEEHRERVASATTASTLGQLSSLVSDLQNAKAAAHMPVLKGPQRPWWRRWYAPAGVAAALVLVGVLIGWGAYGNTSSPMDFTTDPGAKPDGVAPIVMTPPRQLMSLGGLTGLFEQMRQKFGDTTGYELNIYGDYAILTRPDPREPRRTLRYTYQGGWDHPDDSSGSHADRTVDLAKFDVKTIIGIMRGAPETLGIKQSEVKNTYLFIKPSEDKTAPPDTVQIDISISGEFQNGSIYVNPDGTPIRTTYPSGS from the coding sequence ATGGCGACAGGCACCCGGGCCAAGGACAGCGACCGCAACGACACCTGCAAGCTGCTCGATGACGCACTGAGCGACGGACAGCTGTCCATGGAAGAGCACCGCGAACGCGTTGCCTCGGCCACCACCGCCTCGACGCTGGGACAGCTCAGCTCGCTGGTCTCGGATCTGCAGAACGCCAAAGCGGCCGCCCACATGCCCGTGCTGAAGGGTCCGCAGCGCCCCTGGTGGCGACGGTGGTACGCGCCCGCCGGTGTGGCCGCCGCCCTGGTCCTGGTCGGTGTGCTCATCGGTTGGGGCGCCTACGGAAACACCAGCTCGCCGATGGACTTCACCACCGATCCCGGTGCCAAGCCCGACGGTGTGGCGCCTATTGTGATGACGCCCCCACGCCAGCTGATGTCGCTCGGCGGCCTGACGGGTCTCTTTGAGCAGATGCGCCAAAAATTCGGTGACACCACCGGGTACGAGCTGAACATCTACGGGGACTACGCGATTCTGACGCGCCCCGATCCCCGCGAACCTCGCCGCACGCTGCGCTACACGTATCAGGGCGGATGGGACCATCCCGACGACTCGTCGGGCAGTCACGCCGACCGCACGGTTGACCTCGCCAAGTTCGACGTCAAAACCATCATCGGCATCATGCGCGGCGCACCCGAGACCCTCGGCATCAAACAGAGCGAGGTCAAGAACACGTACCTGTTCATCAAACCGAGCGAGGACAAGACCGCACCACCGGACACCGTTCAGATCGACATCTCGATCAGCGGTGAATTCCAGAACGGGTCGATCTACGTCAATCCGGACGGCACCCCCATCCGGACCACGTACCCCTCCGGCAGTTAG